In a genomic window of Streptomyces koelreuteriae:
- a CDS encoding DUF4232 domain-containing protein, which yields MNRRLRTALAVTAVIGSGLLMTACGGGDESSASDSPAASSSQASPTASGGSDSGDSGTSKSTGGGSSSDKSATADGDSSGDKKGYGQSCGTNDISWSVSSEDQAGGYFLIKATAKSGITCVLPAELPVVAFGSDGTEAEPAEQSAGQPITLREGVTAYAGVNPKTTNGDTGKELDSLIVSVANDDPNPESLKVDSFVVDKPIVTSWHTSPTDAVPFSG from the coding sequence ATGAACCGTCGTCTGCGCACCGCCCTCGCCGTCACCGCCGTGATCGGCTCGGGCCTGCTGATGACCGCGTGCGGGGGCGGTGACGAGTCGTCGGCGTCGGATTCCCCGGCGGCATCCTCCAGCCAGGCAAGCCCGACGGCGTCGGGCGGCAGCGACAGCGGCGACTCGGGCACATCGAAGTCCACCGGCGGCGGCTCGTCGTCGGACAAGTCCGCTACGGCCGACGGCGACTCCTCCGGCGACAAGAAGGGCTACGGCCAGAGCTGCGGCACCAACGACATCTCCTGGAGCGTGAGCTCCGAGGACCAGGCCGGTGGCTACTTCCTGATCAAGGCCACGGCCAAGTCCGGCATCACCTGCGTCCTCCCCGCCGAACTGCCGGTCGTCGCCTTCGGCTCGGACGGCACGGAGGCCGAACCGGCGGAACAGTCGGCGGGTCAGCCCATCACCCTGCGCGAGGGCGTCACCGCCTACGCCGGCGTCAACCCCAAGACCACCAACGGCGACACCGGCAAGGAACTCGACAGCCTCATCGTCTCCGTCGCCAACGACGACCCGAACCCGGAGTCCCTGAAGGTCGATTCCTTCGTCGTCGACAAGCCGATCGTCACCAGCTGGCACACGTCCCCCACCGACGCGGTTCCCTTCTCGGGCTGA
- a CDS encoding YihY/virulence factor BrkB family protein gives MSAEPHSPAAHGPAAGTAAGTASRPGDPPARLWAAALRRTPVSMWHDDVSDFAAALTYYAILAVLPALLVTAVAFGRISPGTAEAFIAHVTAYAPGQSGAPLHDVLSRTLHDGSAVWTLLFGGIVSALWSASSYLAVFRRALHRMHRVADSRSPWRKAHRILLTALALLGLLVVGSLVLLLSGPAAESIGRYLGLGTMAAWTWSLLRWPVLLCVVALLVVIVFHTGPREARTRGHSLPGGALAAALWLTVSAGFAFYASALSTYSKLYGSLAGVVVFLVWLWLSNLALLAGAQFTAELREPESERRPV, from the coding sequence ATGTCCGCTGAACCGCACTCCCCGGCAGCCCACGGCCCCGCCGCGGGCACCGCCGCCGGCACCGCCTCCCGGCCGGGCGACCCGCCCGCCCGGCTCTGGGCCGCCGCCCTGCGCCGCACCCCGGTGTCGATGTGGCACGACGACGTGTCGGACTTCGCCGCGGCCCTCACCTACTACGCCATCCTGGCCGTGCTGCCCGCCCTGCTCGTCACGGCCGTCGCGTTCGGCCGGATCAGCCCGGGCACGGCCGAGGCCTTCATCGCGCATGTCACCGCCTACGCGCCCGGCCAGTCGGGCGCGCCCCTGCACGACGTGCTGTCCCGTACCCTGCACGACGGTTCGGCCGTCTGGACCCTGCTGTTCGGCGGCATCGTGAGCGCGCTGTGGTCCGCCTCCAGCTACCTCGCCGTCTTCCGCCGGGCCCTGCACCGTATGCACCGGGTGGCCGACAGCCGCTCGCCCTGGCGCAAGGCGCACCGCATCCTGCTCACCGCGCTCGCCCTGCTCGGTCTGCTCGTCGTCGGTTCCCTCGTCCTGCTGCTGAGCGGCCCGGCCGCCGAGAGCATCGGCCGCTATCTGGGCCTCGGCACGATGGCCGCCTGGACGTGGAGCCTGCTGCGCTGGCCCGTCCTGCTGTGCGTGGTGGCCCTGCTGGTCGTCATCGTCTTCCACACCGGCCCCAGGGAGGCCCGCACCCGCGGCCACAGCCTCCCCGGCGGAGCCCTCGCCGCCGCCCTGTGGCTCACCGTCTCCGCGGGCTTCGCCTTCTACGCCTCCGCGCTGAGCACCTACAGCAAGCTCTACGGCTCCCTCGCCGGCGTCGTGGTCTTCCTCGTCTGGCTGTGGCTGTCCAACCTGGCGCTGCTGGCGGGCGCGCAGTTCACCGCCGAACTGAGGGAGCCGGAGTCCGAACGCCGCCCCGTCTGA
- a CDS encoding fasciclin domain-containing protein: MNTRIRRVAVTVAAAAFLPLALTACSGSGGDSGDSAKADSSAKASAPASAAGMDGSGAASSDEPFGPACSSVPADGAGSFDGMAKDPVATAASNNPALSTLVTAVKKAGLVDTLNNAENITVFAPTNDAFAKIPKATLDQVLNDKAELTKILTYHVVGQKLTPKDLENGSFDTLEKSKLTTSGSGESYTVNDSAKVVCGHVKTANANVYIIDTVLMPGS; encoded by the coding sequence ATGAACACCCGTATCCGCCGTGTCGCCGTGACCGTGGCCGCGGCCGCCTTCCTCCCCCTCGCCCTGACCGCCTGTTCCGGCAGCGGCGGCGACAGCGGCGACTCGGCGAAGGCGGACTCCTCCGCCAAGGCGTCGGCCCCGGCGTCCGCCGCCGGCATGGACGGCTCCGGCGCCGCCTCCTCCGACGAGCCCTTCGGCCCGGCCTGCTCATCGGTGCCCGCGGACGGCGCCGGCTCCTTCGACGGCATGGCCAAGGACCCGGTGGCCACCGCCGCGTCCAACAACCCGGCCCTGTCCACCCTGGTGACGGCGGTGAAGAAGGCCGGACTGGTCGACACCCTCAACAACGCCGAGAACATCACCGTGTTCGCGCCCACGAACGACGCCTTCGCGAAGATCCCCAAGGCGACCCTGGACCAGGTCCTCAACGACAAGGCCGAGCTGACGAAGATCCTCACCTACCACGTGGTCGGCCAGAAGCTCACGCCGAAGGACCTGGAGAACGGCTCCTTCGACACGCTGGAGAAGTCGAAGCTGACCACGTCGGGCTCGGGGGAGTCGTACACCGTGAACGACTCCGCGAAGGTCGTGTGCGGCCATGTGAAGACCGCCAACGCGAACGTCTACATCATCGACACCGTCCTGATGCCGGGCAGCTGA
- a CDS encoding NAD(P)/FAD-dependent oxidoreductase, with the protein MSQEPGNAARERRRTAVIGSGVAGLTAAYVLARAHHVTLFEADDRLGGHAHTHELTSTGGGATYRVDSGFIVHNRRTYPNLLRLFDELGVATQESEMSMSVRCEGCGLEYAGARGPAGLFARPRNALRGAYLRMLTEVPAFHRAARRHLAREAEQALTLGEFLDAEGFSPYFRTHFMTPLVSAVWSCDAGIALRYPAAYLFRFLEHHGLLSVSGSPTWRTVTGGSRTYVERVAERLDEVCMAAPVRALRRHPDGVSLTTGDGTTRSYDSVVLATHPDQALRLLADATPEEKEVLGAFSYSRNSTLLHTDTRLLPRARGARASWNYLMPSCGAGADRVRVSYDMNRLQRLDAPETFVVTLGGEDRVDPGLVRARMVYEHPVYTPESVAAQQRLPELAGPVTAFAGAYHGWGFHEDGCRSGVAAAAALGVRW; encoded by the coding sequence ATGTCACAGGAGCCGGGAAACGCCGCCCGGGAGCGGCGCCGCACGGCCGTGATCGGGAGTGGGGTGGCGGGGCTGACCGCCGCGTACGTGCTCGCCCGGGCGCATCACGTCACGCTGTTCGAGGCCGACGACCGGCTCGGCGGGCACGCCCACACCCACGAACTGACCTCGACCGGCGGCGGCGCGACGTACCGCGTCGACTCCGGCTTCATCGTGCACAACCGCCGCACCTACCCGAACCTCCTGCGCCTCTTCGACGAACTCGGCGTCGCCACGCAGGAGTCGGAGATGAGCATGTCGGTGCGGTGCGAGGGCTGCGGTCTGGAGTACGCCGGTGCCCGTGGCCCCGCCGGACTGTTCGCCCGGCCCCGCAACGCCCTGCGCGGGGCCTATCTGCGGATGCTCACCGAGGTGCCCGCCTTCCACCGGGCCGCCCGGCGGCATCTCGCGCGAGAGGCGGAGCAGGCCCTCACCCTCGGGGAGTTCCTGGACGCGGAGGGCTTCTCGCCGTACTTCCGCACGCACTTCATGACCCCGCTCGTGTCGGCGGTGTGGTCCTGCGACGCCGGCATCGCCCTGCGCTACCCGGCCGCCTATCTGTTCCGTTTCCTGGAGCACCACGGGCTGCTCTCGGTGAGCGGCTCTCCGACGTGGCGCACCGTGACCGGCGGCTCCCGCACGTACGTCGAGCGGGTGGCGGAGCGGCTGGACGAGGTGTGCATGGCGGCTCCGGTCCGGGCCCTGCGGCGGCATCCCGACGGCGTCAGCCTCACCACGGGCGACGGCACCACACGGTCGTACGACTCGGTGGTCCTCGCGACCCACCCCGACCAGGCCCTGCGGCTGCTGGCCGATGCCACGCCGGAGGAGAAGGAGGTGCTCGGCGCCTTCTCGTACTCCCGCAACAGCACGCTCCTGCACACCGACACCCGGCTGCTGCCGCGTGCGCGCGGGGCGCGGGCGTCGTGGAACTACCTGATGCCCTCGTGCGGGGCGGGCGCCGACCGGGTGCGGGTCAGCTACGACATGAACCGGCTGCAACGGCTCGACGCCCCCGAGACGTTCGTCGTCACCCTCGGCGGCGAGGACCGTGTCGATCCCGGGCTGGTGCGCGCCCGCATGGTCTACGAACACCCCGTCTACACCCCGGAGTCGGTGGCCGCGCAGCAGCGGCTGCCCGAACTGGCGGGCCCCGTCACGGCGTTCGCGGGCGCCTACCACGGCTGGGGTTTCCACGAGGACGGCTGCCGGTCCGGGGTGGCGGCCGCGGCGGCGCTGGGGGTGCGATGGTGA
- a CDS encoding DUF1365 domain-containing protein codes for MVTTPISTPAPTLAPALYRCAIAHVRTAPLRYALRHRTYMWLVDPDRLPELPRALRPLARFDPRDHFSGEHPTVRAGLDAFLAGHGVRLDGGRVVMLTHARVFGYVFNPLTVYWCHGPDGTVRCVVAEVHNTYGERHCYLLRPDASGTAEVGKEFYVSPFFPVDGRYRMRLPAPGERLDLTVHLEREGGRPFTATVRGARHEARTGTLLRLALRRPWSTLAVSAAIRLHGIRLYLRGLPVRPRPEHRTPNHRENAA; via the coding sequence ATGGTGACGACGCCCATATCCACGCCCGCACCCACGCTCGCCCCCGCCCTCTACCGCTGCGCGATCGCCCATGTGCGCACCGCGCCCCTGCGGTACGCCCTGCGCCACCGCACCTACATGTGGCTCGTCGACCCCGACCGGCTCCCCGAACTTCCGCGTGCGCTGCGCCCGTTGGCGCGCTTCGATCCGCGCGACCACTTCTCCGGCGAGCACCCCACCGTCCGCGCGGGACTGGACGCCTTCCTGGCCGGCCACGGGGTGCGGCTGGACGGCGGCCGGGTCGTGATGCTCACCCACGCACGGGTCTTCGGATACGTCTTCAATCCGCTCACCGTCTACTGGTGCCACGGGCCCGACGGCACCGTGCGCTGTGTGGTCGCCGAGGTCCACAACACCTACGGCGAACGCCACTGCTATCTGCTGCGCCCCGACGCCTCGGGGACGGCGGAGGTGGGCAAGGAGTTCTACGTCTCGCCGTTCTTCCCCGTCGACGGCCGCTACCGCATGCGCCTGCCCGCCCCCGGGGAGCGGCTCGACCTCACCGTGCACCTGGAACGGGAGGGCGGCAGACCCTTCACCGCGACCGTGCGCGGGGCGCGTCACGAAGCCCGTACGGGAACGCTGCTGCGGCTGGCCCTGCGCCGGCCCTGGTCCACGCTCGCCGTGTCCGCCGCCATCCGTCTGCACGGCATCCGCCTGTATCTGCGCGGACTGCCCGTCCGGCCCCGACCCGAACACCGGACCCCGAACCACAGGGAGAACGCAGCATGA
- a CDS encoding class I SAM-dependent methyltransferase, with protein sequence MPAEAGAVAAEAGAVAVDAARWPDVARPPKASRARTAITAAVVRRALRDLPLHVRFPDGTSLGKGGPVLDLRDPRAFHARVGSQGLVGFGESYMAGEWDAPDLVAALTVLAARMGELIPAPLQRLRGVWAQRRPDAQRNTPGGSRTNISSHYDLSNDLFALFLDDTLSYSSALFRGFPADWDLLAAAQHRKIDRLLDLADVREGTRVLEIGTGWGELAIRAAARGAHVTSLTLSREQAALARERAAAAGVAERVSVELCDYREARGTYDAVLSVEMVEAVGAEFWPVYFRVLDERLAPGGRAALQAITMPHERMLAARDTFTWISKYVFPGGLIPSVEAVAETVRDHTQLSVTRRDAYGAHYAETLRLWRERFTGRADEVAALGFDETFRRLWTFYLAYSEAGFRSGYLDVQQYLLTKEATPR encoded by the coding sequence GTGCCCGCCGAAGCCGGTGCCGTGGCCGCCGAGGCCGGTGCCGTGGCCGTGGACGCGGCCCGCTGGCCCGACGTGGCCCGGCCGCCGAAGGCCTCCCGGGCCCGGACCGCGATCACGGCAGCCGTCGTACGACGGGCCCTGCGGGACCTGCCGCTGCACGTCCGCTTCCCCGACGGCACCTCGCTGGGGAAGGGCGGCCCCGTACTGGACCTGCGCGACCCGCGGGCCTTCCACGCCCGTGTGGGCAGCCAGGGCCTGGTCGGCTTCGGAGAGTCGTACATGGCCGGCGAGTGGGACGCGCCCGACCTGGTCGCCGCGCTCACCGTGCTCGCGGCGCGCATGGGCGAGCTGATCCCCGCCCCGCTGCAACGGCTGCGCGGGGTGTGGGCGCAGCGCCGCCCGGACGCCCAGCGCAACACCCCGGGCGGCTCCCGCACCAACATCAGCAGCCACTACGACCTGTCCAACGACCTCTTCGCGCTGTTCCTCGACGACACCCTCAGCTACTCCTCGGCCCTCTTCCGCGGCTTCCCCGCCGACTGGGACCTGCTCGCCGCCGCCCAGCACCGCAAGATCGACCGGCTGCTGGATCTCGCCGACGTACGGGAGGGCACCCGGGTGCTGGAGATCGGCACCGGGTGGGGCGAGCTGGCCATACGCGCCGCCGCGCGCGGCGCGCACGTCACCTCGCTCACCCTCTCCCGTGAACAGGCCGCCCTGGCCCGGGAGCGCGCCGCGGCGGCCGGTGTCGCCGAGCGGGTCTCGGTGGAGCTGTGCGACTACCGCGAGGCCCGCGGCACCTACGACGCCGTCCTGAGCGTGGAGATGGTCGAGGCCGTCGGCGCGGAGTTCTGGCCGGTCTACTTCCGCGTCCTCGACGAACGGCTCGCCCCGGGCGGACGCGCCGCACTCCAGGCCATCACCATGCCCCACGAGCGGATGCTCGCCGCCCGGGACACCTTCACCTGGATCTCCAAGTACGTCTTCCCCGGCGGCCTGATCCCCTCCGTGGAGGCCGTCGCCGAGACCGTGCGCGACCACACCCAGCTGAGCGTCACCCGCCGGGACGCCTACGGCGCCCACTACGCCGAGACCCTGCGCCTGTGGCGCGAGCGTTTCACCGGGCGCGCGGACGAGGTCGCCGCGCTCGGCTTCGACGAGACGTTCCGCCGGCTGTGGACGTTCTACCTC